The Haloarchaeobius amylolyticus genome window below encodes:
- a CDS encoding prohibitin family protein yields MSSDDFDIDLGGGSGSSDSGGGGGRRGLVVAAAGLTLLVLVVVLVAFVFGGIVTVDEGTRAVHTSQGKVVGVYGPGWHVKLPVIDGAHHFDVRTQEYTMSSSSGEGVKSNRDDSITALSSEGMELDIDVTVRYHVVPNEVDAIYSTVGTSNEEINRKIVRPTARSAVRSCAAEYEGLQIYSTDRDRFRTCINSQLSAEFEANGVALETVQIRNVQLPPKVVEAINEKQATEKRLEKKETEIEIEKKEKERAVIEAEAEAEQIRIKGEALRDNPEILQLRYIDAIRSNPNTVYIPSDSGLTLTREVDSPNGNANATNNSSRVVAGPAAAVDPSLFAAVGVDPPRVAPV; encoded by the coding sequence ATGAGTTCCGACGATTTCGACATCGACCTCGGTGGTGGCAGTGGGAGTAGCGATAGCGGTGGTGGTGGCGGCCGACGCGGCCTCGTGGTCGCCGCCGCCGGCCTGACCCTCCTCGTGCTCGTCGTGGTCCTCGTGGCGTTCGTCTTCGGCGGCATCGTTACCGTCGACGAGGGGACCCGTGCGGTACACACGAGCCAGGGCAAGGTCGTCGGCGTCTACGGCCCCGGCTGGCACGTGAAGCTACCCGTCATCGACGGGGCGCACCACTTCGACGTGCGGACCCAGGAGTACACGATGAGTTCGTCCTCCGGCGAGGGCGTGAAGTCGAACCGCGACGACTCCATCACGGCGCTCTCCTCGGAGGGGATGGAACTCGACATCGACGTGACGGTGCGGTACCACGTCGTCCCGAACGAGGTCGACGCCATCTACTCGACCGTCGGCACCTCGAACGAGGAGATCAACCGGAAGATCGTCCGGCCGACCGCGCGCTCTGCGGTCCGGAGCTGTGCCGCCGAGTACGAGGGTCTGCAGATCTACTCGACCGACCGCGACAGGTTCCGCACCTGCATCAACTCCCAGCTGAGCGCCGAGTTCGAGGCCAACGGCGTCGCACTGGAGACCGTCCAGATACGCAACGTCCAGCTGCCGCCGAAGGTCGTCGAGGCCATCAACGAGAAGCAGGCGACCGAGAAGCGACTGGAGAAGAAGGAGACGGAGATCGAGATCGAGAAGAAGGAGAAAGAGCGCGCCGTCATCGAGGCGGAGGCAGAGGCCGAACAGATCCGCATCAAGGGCGAGGCGCTGCGCGACAACCCGGAGATCCTCCAGCTCCGGTACATCGACGCCATCCGCTCGAACCCGAACACGGTCTACATCCCCTCGGACTCGGGCCTGACGCTGACCCGCGAGGTGGATTCGCCGAACGGGAACGCGAACGCGACGAACAACTCCTCGCGCGTCGTCGCGGGCCCGGCCGCGGCTGTCGACCCGTCGCTGTTCGCCGCGGTGGGAGTCGACCCGCCGCGTGTCGCCCCGGTCTGA
- a CDS encoding TrmB family transcriptional regulator, translating into MSVEEDDAIESLERLGLTSYEAKVFIALQKLGTGTAREVSRVADVPRSQVYSVTEGLEDRGLIEVQQSSPMQYRPVSTDEARSMLRERFERESDQAFDYVETVREQYGDDQEEQEAIWTIRGRERISDRAADLIRRADDSVAYAVASPDLVSDSIVEALRACADRGVDTAVLSEDPAVRDLFADEAGIRTDEPENPHDVDPGEGGPCRGVFVDDDALLMSVLGNGQELPGIDQETAFWSEETNFAKMLIQLAKSAGGPVE; encoded by the coding sequence ATGAGTGTCGAGGAAGACGACGCCATCGAGTCGCTGGAACGCCTCGGCCTCACCAGCTACGAGGCCAAGGTGTTCATCGCCCTGCAGAAGCTCGGCACCGGGACCGCCCGCGAGGTCTCCCGGGTCGCCGACGTGCCGCGTTCACAGGTGTACAGCGTGACGGAGGGACTGGAGGACCGCGGCCTCATCGAGGTCCAGCAGTCCAGCCCGATGCAGTACCGCCCCGTCAGCACCGACGAGGCGCGGTCGATGCTGCGCGAGCGCTTCGAGCGCGAGTCCGACCAGGCGTTCGACTACGTCGAGACGGTGCGAGAACAGTACGGCGACGACCAGGAGGAACAGGAGGCCATCTGGACCATCCGCGGCCGCGAGCGCATCTCCGACCGCGCCGCCGACCTCATCCGGCGCGCCGACGACTCGGTCGCCTACGCCGTCGCCTCCCCGGACCTCGTCTCGGACTCCATCGTCGAGGCCCTGCGGGCGTGCGCCGACCGCGGCGTCGACACGGCCGTGCTGAGCGAGGACCCCGCCGTCCGCGACCTGTTCGCCGACGAGGCGGGCATCCGGACCGACGAACCCGAGAACCCCCACGACGTCGACCCCGGCGAGGGTGGCCCCTGCCGTGGGGTGTTCGTCGACGACGACGCGCTGCTGATGAGCGTCCTCGGGAACGGGCAGGAACTGCCCGGCATCGACCAGGAGACGGCCTTCTGGAGCGAGGAGACGAACTTCGCGAAGATGCTCATCCAGCTGGCGAAGTCGGCCGGCGGTCCGGTCGAGTAG
- a CDS encoding MMPL family transporter, producing MKAFDRLTDGITSHSRIVIVVMLVLTVAIGAGAGGVESSSSLDQFESDSPEAKASDYISQNFTAGDQDTQITQVIVRNQQQDGNVLTKDSLLRSLQYQQELRSNQTINETFIEDNAIVGVSNIVAITAITQEQAGELQARAAELQQRQEQLQQQQEQLNESFAQFEQDRAQVEQRSQTLNQTAELLRAELTELRQNPDADVRTQFEQVTANTSVTLNETQYRTFEQAAEDLRNAQSQSEVEEAYTLGTQGVLRAEFQALQERSQELQQRGQELQQQADQLKQEGQELQEAFKELQADQQALQASGSPSLSEQIDQLESMNESEVDDVLGIVLAESDGENGGSPFAGRALQLMEKNYEPGSTTADARMMIIQQVSQSSSDIQGGGSVADATIDTQLEMQDVAEATSQDNGDEYIVFGFGVISQEIDQSLSDSLAIVGPFALLFVIVTLVVAYRDLLDIVLGLVGIFAVLMWTFGMMGYLDIAFNQIMIAVPVLLIGLSIDYAIHIFMRHREERLDENTPSDVRGSMQYALAGVGIALVWVTATTVIGFLSNLTSPLGPIADFGIVSSWGIVAALAIFGAFIPALKVEADSLLEGWGFDRKKRAFGTGGGRFSQVLKVGSVLAKKAPVVVILVALTLSAAGAYGGSQVSTSFAQEDFIAGEPPEIMYELPEPLKPGEYSAKQNLDYVNDNFQREDSNAQVLIKGGPTDPKTLQALADANRRIDDGAYDTPFAGASGEVNTRSPLTVMAQVAAENESFNRTFTASDTDGDGAPDQNVTGVYDQLFEVAPDQAAGVIHRTDGGSYEAVRLVVPVKGGASTSETTKEMRAIADSVESGAGLADGLVIATGSPVVNEVVQNDLLDTVIQSLVITLVAVFLFLMLAYRITEGSATLGIVTLLPVALSVAWILGTMYLIDMPFNVLTGMITSLTVGLGVAYSIHVSERFNLELGRRDTKWEAMDKTITGTGGALLGSAATTVGGFGVLSVAIFPALQQFGIITALTIIYAFLASVLVLPSLLVVWHRYVGETDDMVQIEEEPEAAPVPAETGKTETDVPAQAATTSPNGGAVDTEQADEEADSAASDDGEWTSLAAADQPATGDEDESAPAGAVPATTPILRGTRTVADETPTPGSEFTASLAIPDAEGRVMLAERVPGTGGEVSELSPRPTSYSMVGRRLYVLWELDEPTDLSLAYFANVPEDAKAGERLEFESTLRTAAGDGTIEGPAELTVMTPFLRETLETPLTKTTLDEASQKAREGKLTRDELEVLYERWLDGEDDAGAEATTGQDGGADFQG from the coding sequence ATGAAGGCGTTCGACCGGCTCACAGACGGTATCACGTCGCACAGTCGCATCGTCATCGTGGTCATGCTCGTCCTCACCGTCGCCATCGGCGCGGGGGCAGGCGGCGTCGAGAGCTCCTCCTCGCTCGACCAGTTCGAGAGCGACTCCCCCGAGGCGAAGGCGTCGGACTACATCAGCCAGAACTTCACCGCGGGCGACCAGGACACACAGATAACGCAGGTCATCGTCAGGAACCAGCAGCAGGACGGGAACGTCCTGACGAAGGACTCGCTCCTCCGGTCGCTGCAGTACCAGCAGGAGCTGCGGTCGAACCAGACCATCAACGAGACGTTCATCGAGGACAACGCCATCGTCGGCGTCTCGAACATCGTCGCCATCACCGCCATCACGCAGGAGCAGGCGGGCGAGCTGCAGGCTCGTGCGGCCGAACTCCAGCAGCGCCAGGAGCAACTCCAGCAGCAACAGGAACAGCTGAACGAGTCCTTCGCCCAGTTCGAGCAGGACCGGGCACAGGTCGAACAGCGCAGCCAGACGCTCAACCAGACCGCAGAGCTGCTGCGGGCCGAACTCACCGAGTTGCGCCAGAACCCGGACGCCGACGTCCGGACGCAGTTCGAGCAGGTGACGGCGAACACGTCGGTCACGCTGAACGAGACGCAGTACCGGACGTTCGAGCAGGCCGCCGAGGACCTGCGGAACGCCCAGAGCCAGTCCGAGGTCGAGGAGGCGTACACCCTCGGGACCCAGGGCGTCCTCAGGGCCGAGTTCCAGGCCCTGCAAGAGCGCAGCCAGGAACTCCAGCAGCGCGGGCAGGAACTCCAGCAGCAGGCCGACCAGCTGAAACAGGAGGGCCAGGAACTCCAGGAGGCCTTCAAGGAACTGCAGGCGGACCAGCAGGCACTCCAGGCGTCCGGCTCCCCGTCGCTGTCCGAGCAGATCGACCAGCTCGAGTCGATGAACGAGTCGGAGGTCGACGACGTGCTCGGCATCGTGCTCGCCGAGAGTGACGGCGAGAACGGCGGGTCGCCGTTCGCGGGCCGCGCGCTCCAGCTGATGGAGAAGAACTACGAGCCGGGCTCGACCACCGCGGACGCCCGGATGATGATCATCCAGCAGGTCAGCCAGTCCAGCAGCGACATCCAGGGTGGCGGCTCGGTCGCCGACGCGACCATCGACACCCAGCTGGAGATGCAGGACGTCGCCGAGGCGACCTCGCAGGACAACGGCGACGAGTACATCGTCTTCGGCTTCGGCGTCATCTCCCAGGAGATCGACCAGTCGCTGTCGGACTCGCTGGCCATCGTCGGGCCGTTCGCGCTGCTGTTCGTCATCGTCACGCTCGTCGTCGCGTATCGCGACCTGCTCGACATCGTCCTCGGCCTCGTCGGCATCTTCGCGGTGCTCATGTGGACGTTCGGGATGATGGGCTACCTCGACATCGCGTTCAACCAGATCATGATCGCGGTCCCGGTGTTGCTCATCGGGCTGTCCATCGACTACGCCATCCACATCTTCATGCGCCACCGTGAGGAGCGTCTGGACGAGAACACCCCGAGCGACGTGCGCGGCTCCATGCAGTACGCGCTCGCCGGCGTCGGCATCGCCCTCGTCTGGGTGACGGCGACGACGGTCATCGGGTTCCTCTCGAACCTGACCAGCCCGCTCGGGCCCATCGCGGACTTCGGTATCGTCTCCTCGTGGGGTATCGTCGCGGCGCTGGCCATCTTCGGGGCGTTCATCCCCGCGCTGAAGGTCGAGGCCGACAGCCTGCTCGAGGGCTGGGGCTTCGACCGCAAGAAGCGGGCATTCGGGACCGGCGGCGGCCGGTTCAGTCAGGTCCTGAAGGTCGGTTCCGTGCTGGCGAAGAAGGCCCCGGTCGTGGTCATCCTCGTCGCGCTCACCCTCTCCGCGGCCGGCGCCTACGGTGGCAGCCAGGTGTCGACCTCCTTCGCACAGGAGGACTTCATCGCCGGCGAACCGCCGGAGATCATGTACGAACTGCCCGAGCCGCTGAAGCCGGGCGAGTACAGCGCCAAGCAGAACCTCGACTACGTCAACGACAACTTCCAGCGCGAGGACTCGAACGCGCAGGTGCTGATAAAGGGTGGCCCGACGGACCCGAAGACGTTGCAAGCGTTGGCCGACGCGAACCGTCGCATCGACGACGGGGCGTACGACACGCCCTTCGCCGGTGCCAGTGGCGAGGTCAACACGCGGTCGCCCCTGACCGTCATGGCCCAGGTCGCGGCCGAGAACGAGAGCTTCAACCGGACGTTCACCGCCTCGGACACCGACGGTGACGGCGCGCCCGACCAGAACGTCACCGGGGTCTACGACCAGCTGTTCGAGGTCGCACCCGACCAGGCCGCCGGCGTCATCCACCGGACCGACGGCGGCTCCTACGAGGCCGTCCGCCTCGTCGTGCCCGTGAAGGGCGGCGCGTCCACCTCGGAGACGACCAAGGAGATGCGCGCCATCGCGGACAGCGTCGAGAGCGGCGCCGGGCTCGCCGACGGGCTGGTCATCGCGACCGGCTCGCCCGTGGTGAACGAGGTCGTCCAGAACGACCTGCTCGACACGGTCATCCAGAGCCTCGTCATCACGCTCGTCGCGGTGTTCCTCTTCCTGATGCTCGCCTACCGCATCACGGAGGGCAGCGCGACGCTGGGCATCGTCACCCTGCTCCCCGTCGCCCTCTCGGTGGCGTGGATCCTGGGGACGATGTACCTCATCGACATGCCGTTCAACGTGCTGACGGGGATGATCACGAGCCTGACCGTCGGGCTCGGGGTCGCCTACAGCATCCACGTCTCCGAGCGGTTCAACCTCGAGTTGGGCCGCCGCGACACGAAGTGGGAGGCGATGGACAAGACCATCACCGGGACCGGTGGTGCACTGCTCGGCTCCGCGGCCACCACGGTCGGTGGCTTCGGCGTGCTGAGCGTCGCCATCTTCCCGGCACTCCAGCAGTTCGGCATCATCACGGCACTCACCATCATCTACGCGTTCCTCGCGAGCGTGCTGGTGCTGCCGAGCCTCCTCGTGGTCTGGCACCGCTACGTCGGCGAGACCGACGACATGGTCCAGATAGAGGAGGAGCCCGAGGCCGCGCCGGTGCCGGCCGAGACGGGTAAGACCGAGACGGACGTCCCGGCCCAGGCAGCCACCACGAGCCCGAACGGCGGGGCGGTCGACACCGAGCAGGCCGACGAGGAAGCGGACAGCGCGGCGTCCGACGACGGCGAATGGACCTCGCTCGCGGCCGCGGACCAGCCCGCGACCGGCGACGAGGACGAGAGTGCTCCGGCCGGGGCCGTCCCGGCGACCACGCCGATCCTGCGCGGGACGCGGACCGTCGCGGACGAGACGCCGACGCCCGGCAGCGAGTTCACCGCGTCGCTGGCCATCCCGGACGCCGAGGGCCGCGTCATGCTCGCGGAACGGGTGCCCGGCACCGGGGGCGAGGTCTCCGAACTCTCGCCCCGGCCGACCTCCTACTCGATGGTCGGGCGCCGGCTGTACGTCCTGTGGGAGCTCGACGAGCCGACCGACCTCTCGCTGGCGTACTTCGCAAACGTCCCCGAGGACGCGAAGGCGGGTGAGCGACTCGAGTTCGAGTCCACGCTGCGCACCGCGGCCGGTGACGGCACCATCGAGGGGCCCGCGGAGCTGACGGTGATGACGCCGTTCCTCCGCGAGACGCTCGAGACGCCGCTCACCAAGACGACCCTCGACGAGGCCAGCCAGAAGGCCCGCGAGGGCAAGTTGACCCGTGACGAACTCGAGGTCCTCTACGAGCGCTGGCTCGACGGCGAGGACGACGCCGGCGCCGAGGCGACAACCGGGCAGGACGGGGGTGCGGACTTCCAGGGATGA
- a CDS encoding MBL fold metallo-hydrolase: protein MRVTFLGTGSAMPTGDRVQTGILLEDDEPLLVDCGSGVLHRLARTNRGYEGVETVLLTHHHLDHVSDLMALLKARWLAGEETLEVVGPAGTEDLVDGLLDVHDYLQGRVDLTVREVGADEPFSVAGFDVRAFETRHSMPCLAYRFDDRFVFSGDSEAFRDLTEFADEAAVLAHDCSFPDGIDVSNHPTPATLGEALAGRDIGRVYLTHLYPHTHGEHGDMLDSIAESYDGDVRIADDMLSLTIE, encoded by the coding sequence ATGCGAGTCACCTTCCTCGGAACCGGGAGCGCGATGCCCACCGGCGACCGGGTCCAGACCGGTATCCTGCTCGAAGACGACGAGCCCCTGCTGGTCGACTGCGGGAGCGGCGTCCTGCACCGCCTCGCGCGCACGAACCGCGGCTACGAGGGCGTCGAGACGGTCCTGCTCACGCACCACCACCTCGACCACGTCTCCGACCTCATGGCGCTGCTGAAGGCGCGCTGGCTGGCTGGGGAGGAGACGCTGGAGGTCGTCGGGCCTGCGGGCACCGAAGACCTCGTGGACGGCCTGCTCGACGTCCACGACTACCTGCAGGGCCGCGTCGACCTGACGGTGCGCGAGGTCGGTGCCGACGAACCCTTCTCCGTGGCCGGCTTCGACGTGCGGGCCTTCGAGACGCGCCACTCGATGCCCTGCCTGGCGTATCGCTTCGACGACCGGTTCGTCTTCTCTGGCGACAGCGAGGCGTTCCGCGACCTGACCGAGTTCGCCGACGAGGCCGCGGTGCTGGCTCACGACTGCTCGTTCCCGGACGGCATCGACGTGTCGAACCACCCGACGCCCGCGACACTCGGCGAGGCGCTCGCCGGGCGCGACATCGGGCGCGTCTACCTCACCCACCTCTACCCGCACACCCACGGCGAGCACGGCGACATGCTCGACTCCATCGCGGAATCGTACGACGGCGACGTACGCATCGCCGACGACATGCTGTCGCTGACCATCGAGTAG
- a CDS encoding ATP-dependent helicase has translation MDGRALLAETEGFEGDPETVTLDDEHVLDLLDPAVREWWVDQFGAYAAENEGFFTPPQKEAIPLIHEGENSLICSPTGSGKTLASFTAILNELFAREREADDGLENSVYCLYVSPLKSLANDIHRNLTEPLEGIRDIATDRGEPVGEVRHAIRHGDTDSNERQKMLEETPHILNTTPETLAILLDSPKFREKLRTIEYVVVDEIHSLAASKRGTHLSVSLERLEALTHESPTRIGCSATIEPLDQVAEFLVGQDDGEPREYEIVDTRFAREFDLQLRCPTDDLIDTPGAVVTERFYDQLHELIQDHTNTLVFTNTRSGAERVLKRLREEYEGYDEENSGCHHGSMSKDVREGIEAKLKAGDLDVVTSSTSLELGIDMPHVDLVVQVGSPKSVASLLQRVGRAGHRVGQTVTGRVFALDRDELVECAVMLKKAAEGFVDSVAIPEQPQDVAAQHVYGMAIAEVRPEAEVLDILRSAWPYREYTDDDWAQLVRYLTADYEGLEDRNVYAKIWRDENDPPDGEYHYDDFPVGETLVGKRGRLARVIYMTNIGTIPDSFTCEVFTRADNEWVGQLDENYLDTLEPGDVFVLGGRNFEFKYRRGSKVYVDPTSAAPTVPSWYSERLPLSYDLGKELASFQGDLLAKHERGGAAAVRHWLRQFPLDDNSVRAIARMFDEQIRYTGPESLSTDDRLAIEEEVDRQEYKRQYYVHSTYGRRFNDGFSRLLAYRCAQETNANVGLSVADNGFVLSMPLNRKVDVVGLVESLDATAVRDLLRQSLAETELLQRYFRINATRSLMILKRYKGYEKSAKQQQVSSEMLLGFAEDLEDFAVIEETYREILEDKLNVEGIEEVVRAIEADQLEVTHTRVDSPTPRAFGLATLMASDVVLAEDESAALQEFHQRVLDEIGEDSMTGTGAIAGGEE, from the coding sequence ATGGACGGGAGAGCGTTGCTCGCCGAGACCGAGGGCTTCGAGGGCGACCCGGAGACGGTCACCCTCGACGACGAGCACGTCCTCGACCTGCTCGACCCCGCGGTCCGCGAGTGGTGGGTCGACCAGTTCGGGGCCTACGCCGCCGAGAACGAGGGCTTCTTCACGCCGCCACAGAAGGAGGCCATCCCACTCATCCACGAGGGCGAGAACTCGCTCATCTGCTCGCCGACCGGCTCGGGCAAGACGCTCGCGAGCTTCACGGCCATCCTGAACGAGCTGTTCGCCCGCGAACGCGAGGCCGACGACGGCCTCGAGAACTCGGTCTACTGCCTCTACGTCTCTCCCCTCAAGTCGCTCGCCAACGACATCCACCGGAACCTCACCGAACCGCTGGAGGGCATCCGCGACATCGCCACCGACCGCGGCGAACCGGTCGGCGAGGTCCGCCACGCCATCCGCCACGGCGACACCGACAGCAACGAGCGCCAGAAGATGCTCGAGGAGACGCCGCACATCCTCAACACGACGCCGGAGACGCTGGCCATCCTGCTCGACTCGCCGAAGTTCCGCGAGAAGCTCCGGACCATCGAGTACGTCGTCGTCGACGAGATACACTCGCTGGCGGCCTCCAAGCGCGGGACCCACCTCTCGGTGTCGCTGGAGCGACTGGAGGCGCTGACCCACGAGTCGCCCACCAGAATCGGCTGTTCGGCGACCATCGAACCGCTGGACCAGGTCGCCGAGTTCCTCGTCGGCCAGGACGACGGCGAGCCACGAGAGTACGAGATCGTCGACACGCGCTTCGCCCGCGAGTTCGACCTCCAGTTGCGCTGTCCGACCGACGACCTCATCGACACCCCGGGGGCGGTCGTCACGGAGCGGTTCTACGACCAGCTCCACGAGCTGATACAGGACCACACGAACACGCTGGTCTTCACGAACACGCGCTCGGGCGCCGAACGCGTGCTCAAGCGGCTCCGCGAGGAGTACGAGGGCTACGACGAGGAGAACTCCGGCTGCCACCACGGGAGCATGTCGAAGGACGTGCGCGAGGGCATCGAGGCGAAGCTCAAGGCCGGCGACCTCGACGTGGTGACCTCCTCGACCAGTCTCGAACTGGGCATCGACATGCCCCACGTCGACCTCGTGGTGCAGGTCGGCTCGCCCAAGTCGGTCGCCTCGCTGCTCCAGCGCGTCGGCCGGGCCGGCCACCGGGTCGGCCAGACCGTCACCGGCCGGGTGTTCGCGCTCGACCGGGACGAACTGGTCGAGTGCGCCGTCATGCTCAAGAAGGCCGCGGAGGGGTTCGTCGACTCGGTCGCCATCCCCGAGCAACCGCAGGACGTGGCCGCCCAGCACGTCTACGGCATGGCCATCGCGGAGGTCCGCCCCGAGGCCGAGGTGCTCGACATCCTCCGGTCGGCGTGGCCCTACCGCGAGTACACCGACGACGACTGGGCGCAACTCGTCCGGTACCTCACCGCGGACTACGAGGGGCTGGAGGACCGCAACGTCTACGCGAAGATCTGGCGCGACGAGAACGACCCGCCCGACGGCGAGTACCACTACGACGACTTCCCCGTCGGCGAGACGCTGGTCGGGAAACGTGGCCGCCTCGCCCGCGTCATCTACATGACGAACATCGGGACCATCCCCGACTCGTTCACCTGCGAGGTGTTCACCCGCGCCGACAACGAGTGGGTCGGCCAGCTCGACGAGAACTACCTCGACACGCTCGAACCCGGCGACGTGTTCGTGCTGGGCGGGCGCAACTTCGAGTTCAAGTACCGCCGCGGCTCGAAGGTGTACGTCGACCCGACCAGCGCCGCCCCGACCGTCCCCTCGTGGTACTCCGAGCGCCTCCCTCTCTCCTACGACCTCGGGAAGGAACTCGCGAGCTTCCAGGGCGACCTGCTGGCGAAACACGAGCGCGGCGGTGCGGCCGCGGTCCGGCACTGGCTCCGGCAGTTCCCCCTCGACGACAACAGCGTCCGCGCCATCGCCCGGATGTTCGACGAGCAGATCCGATATACGGGCCCGGAGAGCCTGAGCACCGACGACCGCCTCGCCATCGAGGAGGAGGTCGACCGGCAGGAGTACAAGCGCCAGTACTACGTCCACTCGACCTACGGCCGCCGGTTCAACGACGGCTTCTCGCGGCTGCTGGCGTACCGCTGTGCCCAGGAGACGAACGCCAACGTCGGCCTGAGCGTCGCCGACAACGGCTTCGTGCTGTCGATGCCCCTGAACCGGAAGGTGGACGTGGTCGGCCTCGTCGAGTCGCTGGACGCGACCGCGGTGCGAGACCTCCTGCGCCAGAGCCTCGCGGAGACCGAACTGCTCCAGCGCTACTTCCGCATCAACGCGACGCGGTCCCTGATGATACTCAAGCGGTACAAGGGCTACGAGAAGTCCGCGAAGCAACAGCAGGTCTCCAGCGAGATGCTGCTCGGGTTCGCCGAGGACCTGGAGGACTTCGCGGTCATCGAAGAGACCTACCGCGAGATCCTGGAGGACAAACTCAACGTCGAGGGTATCGAGGAGGTCGTCCGGGCCATCGAGGCCGACCAGCTGGAGGTGACCCACACCCGGGTCGACTCCCCGACGCCGCGGGCGTTCGGCCTCGCGACGCTGATGGCGAGCGACGTGGTGCTCGCCGAGGACGAGAGCGCGGCCTTACAGGAGTTCCATCAGCGCGTGCTGGACGAGATCGGCGAGGACTCGATGACTGGCACCGGTGCCATCGCGGGCGGGGAGGAGTGA
- a CDS encoding heptaprenylglyceryl phosphate synthase, protein MSIDWRDVTHITKVDPAEALPADLDIIGHTDAVMVGGSDGVTQANSLDAIERIRDTHPDLTILQEPYSSSHVSSETVEAADYLSVPAVYNGDRDNFVAKHVEFFTQIGQKPEEMLGTSIPLVGGLIQSKAQDAIEDVAEKVLAEGYVIQNLDSKAATVSGVDTLYSTEEVAGAALATESFYEFPIFYIEYSGTYGGPEDVEAAARYLDETALVYGGGIQSQAQTQKILAAGADAVVVGDCFHDDPDRYLETIP, encoded by the coding sequence ATGTCCATCGACTGGCGCGACGTCACCCACATCACCAAGGTCGACCCGGCCGAGGCCCTGCCGGCGGACCTCGACATCATCGGCCACACGGACGCCGTCATGGTCGGCGGCTCCGACGGGGTCACACAGGCGAACTCGCTCGACGCCATCGAGCGAATCCGGGACACACACCCCGACCTCACCATCCTCCAGGAGCCCTACAGTTCGAGCCACGTCTCCTCGGAGACGGTCGAGGCCGCGGACTACCTCTCGGTCCCGGCGGTGTACAACGGCGACCGCGACAACTTCGTCGCCAAGCACGTCGAGTTCTTCACCCAGATCGGCCAGAAGCCCGAGGAGATGCTCGGGACGAGCATCCCCCTCGTGGGCGGGCTCATCCAGTCGAAGGCACAGGACGCCATCGAGGACGTCGCCGAGAAGGTCCTCGCGGAGGGCTACGTCATCCAGAACCTCGACTCGAAGGCGGCGACCGTCTCGGGCGTCGACACCCTCTACAGCACCGAGGAGGTCGCCGGCGCCGCGCTGGCGACCGAGTCGTTCTACGAGTTCCCCATCTTCTACATCGAGTACTCGGGCACCTACGGCGGCCCGGAGGACGTCGAGGCGGCCGCGCGGTACCTCGACGAGACCGCCCTCGTCTACGGCGGCGGCATCCAGAGCCAGGCACAGACCCAGAAGATACTCGCCGCCGGCGCGGACGCGGTCGTCGTCGGCGACTGCTTCCACGACGACCCGGACCGCTACCTCGAGACGATTCCCTGA
- a CDS encoding spondin domain-containing protein yields MRDAPTSTRRRFLTIAAGSTVVGLAGCLGGDSGGDPTEEDPMGDDEMTTQSDDGMTDDGMTETDDEMTDDMMSVTFTVTIENVSEKGTITTGDGDEVAVPLSPGAYAIHDDMATAFSPGSAASAGLEALAEDGMPGGYADELAGAEHVAKTGTFTTPDGADGPAPIFPGETYSFDVKAHAGQRLSLATMFVQSNDLFYAFEPTGIPLFEDETPISGDVTDRLLLWDAGTEENQEPGAGPDQAPRQSGPDTGPAEDGPVRRIDEVDDMYQYPDTAEVLKVTVTQM; encoded by the coding sequence ATGCGAGACGCACCCACTTCCACGCGGCGTCGCTTCCTGACCATCGCTGCCGGCTCGACCGTGGTCGGGCTGGCCGGCTGTCTCGGCGGCGACTCGGGCGGTGACCCGACCGAGGAGGACCCGATGGGCGACGACGAGATGACCACCCAATCCGACGACGGTATGACGGACGATGGGATGACCGAGACGGACGACGAGATGACCGACGACATGATGTCGGTCACCTTCACCGTCACCATCGAGAACGTCTCCGAGAAGGGGACCATCACGACCGGCGACGGCGACGAGGTCGCGGTCCCGCTCTCGCCCGGCGCCTACGCCATCCACGACGACATGGCGACGGCGTTCTCGCCCGGCTCGGCCGCGAGCGCGGGCCTCGAAGCCCTCGCCGAGGACGGGATGCCCGGCGGCTACGCCGACGAACTCGCCGGCGCGGAACACGTGGCGAAGACCGGGACGTTCACCACCCCCGACGGCGCCGACGGTCCGGCGCCGATCTTCCCGGGCGAGACGTACTCCTTCGACGTGAAGGCCCACGCCGGCCAGCGCCTCTCGCTGGCGACCATGTTCGTCCAGTCGAACGACCTGTTCTACGCGTTCGAGCCGACGGGCATCCCGCTGTTCGAGGACGAGACGCCCATCTCGGGCGACGTGACCGACCGGCTCCTGCTGTGGGACGCGGGCACGGAGGAGAACCAGGAGCCCGGTGCCGGCCCCGACCAGGCCCCGCGCCAGTCCGGGCCCGACACCGGCCCGGCCGAGGACGGGCCGGTCCGGCGCATCGACGAGGTCGACGACATGTACCAGTACCCCGACACCGCCGAGGTGCTCAAGGTCACCGTCACGCAGATGTAG